Proteins from a single region of Desulfatirhabdium butyrativorans DSM 18734:
- a CDS encoding class II aldolase/adducin family protein has protein sequence MNPGDSEGVIRFRVHLNRTPLHEEPEIRQLIVWRDILYRLDLVGRDPLRYSGLGFGNLSVRSFRKPDAFVVTGSQTGGIERLSEMHFCRVTAWKFESPELWAEGLASPSSESLTHAAIYESEKRVGAVIHVHCPEIWHQAATIGLAVSNPAAGCGTSALALEMRSMMAALKPAGGGIWILGGHEDGIIAFGADLMQAGLLVLQWFAAAKIRSADVVRQTLSKRL, from the coding sequence GTGAACCCAGGTGACAGCGAAGGCGTCATCCGTTTTCGCGTGCATCTGAACCGAACGCCGCTGCATGAAGAGCCCGAAATCCGGCAACTGATCGTCTGGCGGGACATTCTGTATCGACTGGATCTTGTCGGACGTGATCCGCTGCGCTATTCCGGACTGGGATTCGGCAATCTGAGCGTCCGATCCTTTCGGAAACCGGATGCGTTTGTCGTCACCGGCTCCCAGACCGGCGGTATCGAACGGCTTTCCGAAATGCATTTTTGCCGAGTGACTGCCTGGAAATTCGAGTCTCCCGAGCTCTGGGCCGAAGGCCTCGCGTCACCTTCGAGCGAATCCCTGACCCATGCGGCCATCTATGAAAGCGAAAAACGGGTTGGCGCCGTCATCCATGTGCATTGCCCCGAAATCTGGCATCAGGCCGCAACCATCGGCCTTGCCGTATCCAATCCTGCGGCCGGATGCGGCACTTCAGCCCTTGCACTCGAAATGCGCTCGATGATGGCGGCATTGAAACCAGCCGGCGGCGGCATCTGGATTCTGGGCGGTCACGAAGACGGAATCATTGCTTTTGGAGCCGATTTGATGCAGGCAGGGCTTCTGGTCCTGCAATGGTTTGCAGCGGCAAAAATCCGATCCGCCGATGTCGTACGGCAAACCCTATCAAAGCGCCTTTGA
- a CDS encoding DUF3987 domain-containing protein: MTIDAICSEAIRAAEQERCACAAGCVVADDTTEYDDLTPWPALSRDALYPGLIRTFVDCATAHSEADPAAVLASFLVRLSVEVGRSPYLMIGDDRQHVNLLAAIVGPSGNGRKGTSLKPVMRVTQLTDEQYQGARWTPGPLSSGEGIIWAVRDEIQTFEKGKKGEPGSWVVTDPGIEDKRLFIATEELASAFAAMAREGNTLSAIVRQIFDTGTLDPLTKTSKCKATGAHIGILGHITTFELSELLKECQIQNGLVNRFLWFCSRRQKTEPFPKPMSDADLEDFRAIIRDVAGFAGRTGEMVLSPEGKDLWREVYPALSEPQDGFLSVVLERGPVLVLRMAMLHALCNSTSTISTEHIRAALAVWEYCRASAAYIFDARRLPDPFAERLLQILTEGPKSLTEIDRALCHNSKGVKDSLKRLIEKGKIDCEQISIPGRKGRPKTTYRIKNPTE; encoded by the coding sequence ATGACCATCGATGCCATTTGCTCCGAAGCGATCCGGGCGGCTGAACAGGAGCGGTGTGCGTGTGCGGCGGGGTGTGTCGTGGCCGATGACACCACTGAATATGACGACCTTACACCATGGCCTGCCCTGTCCCGTGATGCGTTGTATCCGGGATTGATCCGAACGTTCGTGGATTGCGCAACGGCTCATTCGGAGGCCGATCCGGCTGCTGTGCTGGCATCATTTCTTGTCCGGTTATCGGTAGAGGTTGGGCGTTCACCATATCTGATGATCGGAGATGATCGGCAGCACGTCAACCTTTTGGCGGCTATCGTTGGGCCTTCTGGTAATGGCCGAAAAGGTACAAGTCTGAAACCAGTCATGAGGGTAACGCAACTGACAGACGAACAATATCAGGGTGCACGGTGGACGCCCGGGCCGCTATCATCTGGAGAGGGGATCATCTGGGCCGTACGTGACGAAATTCAGACCTTCGAGAAGGGTAAAAAAGGTGAACCCGGATCGTGGGTTGTGACCGATCCGGGAATCGAAGATAAGAGGCTTTTCATCGCAACGGAAGAACTGGCAAGCGCATTTGCGGCGATGGCGCGTGAGGGAAACACGTTATCGGCGATTGTCCGGCAAATATTCGATACCGGAACCCTTGATCCGCTTACAAAAACATCGAAATGCAAGGCAACCGGGGCACACATAGGTATTCTGGGGCACATCACAACGTTTGAGTTATCCGAACTCCTGAAAGAATGTCAGATCCAGAATGGCCTTGTGAATCGCTTCCTGTGGTTCTGTTCAAGGCGGCAGAAGACCGAGCCATTTCCGAAGCCAATGAGCGATGCAGACCTTGAGGATTTTCGAGCCATCATTCGAGATGTTGCCGGTTTTGCGGGCAGGACAGGTGAAATGGTCTTGAGTCCGGAAGGTAAAGATTTATGGCGCGAAGTCTATCCGGCGCTGTCCGAACCGCAAGATGGGTTCTTGTCCGTTGTCCTGGAACGAGGGCCGGTTCTTGTGCTGCGGATGGCTATGCTTCATGCCTTATGCAACAGCACATCCACTATCAGTACCGAACACATCCGGGCGGCGCTGGCGGTATGGGAATATTGTCGGGCATCGGCTGCATACATTTTCGACGCAAGACGACTTCCTGATCCGTTTGCCGAACGTCTCTTGCAGATTCTTACAGAAGGCCCCAAAAGCCTTACCGAAATCGATAGGGCGCTGTGCCATAACTCGAAGGGGGTTAAGGACAGTCTCAAAAGGTTGATTGAGAAGGGGAAGATCGATTGCGAACAAATATCTATTCCGGGGCGAAAGGGACGACCCAAGACCACATACCGAATCAAAAACCCTACGGAATAA
- a CDS encoding PA14 domain-containing protein, translating into MKKFAWQLQLNLFSLFVFALALALAPLTQGNERACAAESPSTFTLAPAGIQPADLAPGLDTRIIDKLFSTINQMPEDVSFSKGKPIAKLDYQYDGSAPMFGTDRNQSIGLVISGFLKFDPAGRYEIKAKSNDGIRIKLADKIIIEDPDVHSDRFSSVAILDAPQAGFVPLRIQYFQRKGSACLQLYWKRPGSDHFDIIPEEAYWRTNQP; encoded by the coding sequence ATGAAAAAGTTCGCTTGGCAGTTGCAGTTGAACCTTTTTTCCCTATTCGTTTTTGCCCTTGCGCTGGCTCTTGCCCCACTGACACAAGGCAATGAGCGTGCCTGCGCAGCAGAAAGCCCCAGTACATTCACCCTGGCGCCTGCCGGAATTCAGCCCGCCGATCTTGCCCCGGGACTCGATACGCGAATCATCGACAAATTGTTCAGCACCATCAATCAAATGCCGGAGGATGTCTCCTTTTCCAAAGGAAAACCCATCGCAAAACTCGATTATCAATACGATGGATCGGCGCCGATGTTCGGAACCGACCGAAATCAGTCCATCGGGCTGGTGATCAGCGGCTTTTTGAAATTCGATCCGGCCGGCCGTTACGAAATCAAAGCCAAATCGAACGACGGCATACGGATAAAACTGGCCGACAAGATCATCATCGAAGATCCGGACGTTCATTCGGATCGATTTTCATCGGTTGCGATCCTCGATGCGCCCCAAGCCGGATTCGTTCCGCTTCGCATCCAGTATTTTCAGCGCAAGGGATCTGCATGCCTCCAGCTCTACTGGAAACGCCCCGGATCGGATCATTTCGACATCATCCCGGAAGAAGCCTATTGGAGAACGAATCAACCGTGA
- a CDS encoding DUF29 domain-containing protein — MSNLYDQDFYQWTIEQATLLRAGALSQLDIENLIEEVESMGKSQKKELFSRIAVLLMHLLKWDYQAEQRSGSWKSTILTQRRELKFLLLDNPSLNRIIPDAVISVYSDSRLSAAAETGLPESAFPETCPYTIEQIMGE, encoded by the coding sequence ATGAGTAATCTGTATGATCAAGACTTCTATCAATGGACAATCGAACAAGCAACCCTGTTGCGGGCCGGGGCGCTATCCCAGCTTGACATTGAGAACTTGATTGAGGAAGTGGAATCAATGGGCAAAAGCCAAAAGAAAGAACTGTTCAGTAGGATAGCCGTGTTGTTGATGCATTTATTGAAATGGGATTATCAGGCAGAACAACGTTCAGGCAGTTGGAAAAGCACCATCTTGACCCAAAGACGGGAGCTTAAATTTTTATTACTGGACAATCCGAGTCTGAATAGGATTATTCCGGATGCAGTAATTTCCGTATATTCTGACTCAAGATTGTCTGCTGCTGCTGAAACCGGGCTACCCGAATCGGCCTTTCCGGAAACCTGCCCATACACCATAGAGCAGATCATGGGAGAATAA
- a CDS encoding DEAD/DEAH box helicase, translated as MKIEIAAKATITDAPQTTIRTIRKALSFPNPQYAENQRRGYSNWQTPRWIEGFELIRGGIVVPRGATGLCIHIAKQSGESWQVIDHRRTMPEVDFAFTGQLRDYQDEAVAAILRRDFGTLQAPTGSGKTTMALAVVAARRQPALVVCHTKELASQWRNRAASFLGMDKSEIGMIGGGKFQIGERLTIALVQSLYGRAGEVAPHVGFLIIDEVHHCPSRTFTEAVGAFDCKYQLGLSATPYRRDGLTRLIEWHIGPVVHRIDQQELMSNGSLVRAEVVQVPTEFESNIDASEYYSRALSELTEDPERNMLVVNTVIDEVQRSMGIVLVLSDRKAHCEEIRRLLSVQGIEAEVLTGDMANGKRSEVVKRMQAGEVKVVIGTGSLLGEGFDMPAVEALALASPIKFDGRLTQFVGRALRPSPGKTAARIIDFQDVRVPVLRAGALSRLRTYRRMAGISVADAD; from the coding sequence ATGAAGATTGAGATTGCAGCCAAGGCAACCATCACCGATGCGCCTCAAACAACCATCAGAACGATCCGGAAGGCGCTTTCCTTCCCGAATCCGCAATATGCCGAAAATCAACGGCGGGGCTACAGCAATTGGCAAACGCCTCGATGGATCGAAGGTTTCGAGCTTATCCGGGGCGGGATTGTCGTACCCAGAGGCGCAACCGGGTTATGCATTCACATTGCGAAGCAGTCCGGGGAATCATGGCAGGTCATCGACCACCGGCGAACGATGCCCGAAGTCGATTTCGCCTTTACCGGACAGCTTCGAGACTATCAGGATGAAGCCGTTGCAGCGATCCTACGGCGGGATTTCGGAACGCTGCAAGCACCGACCGGAAGCGGCAAGACAACGATGGCGCTGGCAGTCGTTGCGGCAAGGCGGCAACCGGCGCTTGTCGTCTGTCATACGAAAGAGCTTGCCTCACAATGGAGGAATCGAGCCGCTTCATTTCTGGGCATGGACAAAAGCGAGATCGGCATGATCGGCGGCGGGAAATTCCAGATAGGCGAACGGTTGACCATTGCGCTGGTTCAGAGCCTTTATGGCCGGGCCGGGGAAGTGGCGCCTCATGTCGGGTTTCTGATTATTGATGAAGTCCATCACTGCCCATCAAGGACGTTCACCGAGGCCGTGGGCGCTTTCGATTGCAAGTATCAGTTGGGATTATCTGCAACACCATACCGGCGGGATGGACTTACCCGGTTGATTGAGTGGCATATCGGGCCTGTGGTGCATCGAATCGACCAGCAGGAGCTTATGAGTAATGGTTCTCTTGTCCGGGCTGAGGTGGTCCAGGTTCCGACGGAATTCGAGTCAAACATTGACGCCTCCGAATACTACAGCCGGGCGCTGTCGGAGCTGACGGAAGACCCAGAGCGGAACATGCTGGTTGTGAATACCGTAATCGATGAAGTTCAGAGATCGATGGGTATCGTTCTTGTCTTGTCGGACAGGAAAGCCCATTGCGAAGAGATCAGGCGCTTGCTTTCCGTTCAGGGCATCGAGGCAGAGGTATTGACCGGCGACATGGCAAACGGCAAGCGCTCCGAAGTCGTGAAGCGAATGCAGGCCGGAGAAGTCAAGGTCGTGATCGGTACGGGTTCATTGCTGGGTGAAGGGTTCGACATGCCAGCGGTCGAGGCGTTGGCGCTTGCATCGCCCATCAAATTCGATGGGCGCTTGACTCAATTCGTTGGCCGGGCATTGAGGCCGTCACCCGGTAAGACGGCGGCAAGGATCATCGATTTTCAGGATGTGCGGGTTCCTGTGCTTCGAGCCGGGGCTTTGTCGAGGCTTCGGACCTATCGGCGCATGGCGGGAATCAGCGTAGCGGATGCGGATTGA
- a CDS encoding thiolase family protein, whose translation MRDAYIVTSVRTPGCRRAKGAFKDTRPEDLLSFILNAAVERTPNLEKKMVDDVMVGCSFPEAEQGLNIGRIATRIAGFPVEVSGATVNRFCSSGLEAIALASLRVMSGWSDIVIGAGIESMTYVPMGGNLPRPHPEYTRQHADMYTSMGITAENVANRYKISRERQDEFAYNSHRKAAEAKEKGLFTELVPTPAAKFVLQANGTYKKETFIQSFDDGIRADTTIEGLAKLRPVFALNGSVTAGNSSQTTDGAAATLIMSENMVRELGLTPIAKLVCYTTVGCEPDEMGVGPRYAIPKLLKKAGMDIKDIDLYEINEAFASQAIYCVEELGIDFAKVNLNGGAIALGHPLGCTGAKLCATLLANMKRVGAKYGVESMCIGGGMGAAALFEMIDNWK comes from the coding sequence ATGAGAGATGCATATATCGTCACATCGGTCAGAACCCCGGGCTGCCGCAGGGCCAAAGGGGCTTTCAAGGACACCCGGCCGGAAGATCTGCTGTCCTTCATCCTGAATGCAGCCGTCGAAAGAACACCGAACCTCGAGAAAAAGATGGTCGATGACGTCATGGTCGGCTGCTCCTTTCCGGAGGCTGAACAGGGTCTCAATATCGGTCGGATTGCCACCCGGATCGCCGGCTTTCCGGTGGAAGTCTCCGGAGCAACGGTCAACCGGTTCTGCTCTTCCGGGCTGGAAGCCATTGCGCTCGCAAGCCTTCGGGTCATGAGCGGCTGGTCGGATATCGTCATCGGCGCAGGCATTGAATCCATGACCTACGTCCCGATGGGCGGCAATCTGCCACGCCCTCATCCGGAATACACCAGGCAGCATGCCGACATGTACACGTCGATGGGTATCACCGCCGAGAACGTGGCCAACCGCTACAAGATCAGCCGGGAAAGACAGGACGAGTTCGCCTACAATTCCCATCGAAAAGCTGCCGAAGCCAAGGAAAAAGGTCTTTTTACGGAACTGGTGCCGACTCCTGCAGCCAAATTCGTTCTGCAGGCCAACGGCACATACAAGAAAGAGACGTTCATCCAATCGTTTGACGATGGCATTCGCGCCGATACGACGATTGAAGGGCTTGCCAAGCTCCGGCCCGTTTTCGCGCTCAATGGTAGCGTAACGGCGGGCAACTCTTCCCAGACCACCGATGGTGCAGCAGCCACCCTGATCATGAGCGAGAACATGGTTCGGGAACTGGGGCTCACGCCGATTGCAAAGCTTGTCTGTTATACGACCGTCGGTTGTGAACCGGATGAAATGGGCGTCGGTCCCCGCTACGCCATTCCGAAGCTGTTGAAGAAGGCCGGCATGGACATCAAGGACATCGATCTATATGAAATCAACGAAGCCTTCGCGTCCCAGGCCATCTATTGCGTCGAAGAACTCGGCATCGATTTCGCCAAAGTCAACCTGAACGGCGGCGCCATTGCGCTGGGACATCCTCTGGGATGCACCGGTGCAAAACTGTGTGCAACGCTTCTCGCCAACATGAAACGGGTAGGCGCCAAGTACGGCGTCGAATCCATGTGTATCGGCGGCGGAATGGGTGCAGCAGCCCTGTTTGAAATGATCGACAACTGGAAATAA
- a CDS encoding Lon protease family protein → MIHQLKLVPSALRKTCHIDHFPFEDTTAIEPLDDVIGQKRAVQALDFGLNMVSPGYNIFVTGIDGTGKSSIVRDIVERHAATLPVPEDWCLVNNFKDESSPKTLGLPSGQAPSFSKAMGKLIDDIRIELPKVLESAAYQEQYRRIQREYGEKQRRLFEELEAVARAKHLRIASDDEGYHAVPLENDTELTAEAFQKLPPEKQSEIERNLMDVQQHLESTLREIQKITDIIHDHVEEITRELAQMVITERMRPLRERHADHEGLLSFLEEVQEDILDHIDRFVSPEESEEEADEEDPLEDGIETFLRRYKVNVLVDHADQKGAPVIFETNPTYPNVIGRIEKRSQMGILTTDFLMVQAGSMLKANGGFLIMEIDAILQNPFIWDALKRSLQNRSLVIEEMSTDLGYATATLRPQEIPLNIKVILLGEYELFEWLQNEDSKFNRIFRVRADFDYEVARCAETEELYARFVALVCKKEGLLPFSRDAVAAVIEYGHRLVEDQQKLSLRFGPIVGLLKEAEYLARKADKAVVDVTFIEKAIEAYRFRYNLYEEKIHESYVDGTILIDVASPVVGQVNGLTVYQIGEISFGRPSRITAVSFIGKPGIINIEREVELSGASHDKGVMIFSGYLGKTFAKKYPIGVSISITFEQSYGEIDGDSASLAELLAVLSSLGDIPIDQGIAVTGSVNQKGEVQAIGGVNEKIEGFYDVCLAKGLTGRQGVILPKTNVRHLMLRKDVVAAVEQGRFHLYGVTDVREAIEILTGLPAGQADANGVYPQHTVFGTVQQALLASWMHLKEWYRLGEGMHAPFLDAK, encoded by the coding sequence ATGATCCATCAGTTGAAACTGGTGCCCTCAGCGCTCCGGAAAACCTGTCATATCGACCATTTCCCATTTGAAGATACAACAGCCATCGAACCGCTCGATGACGTGATCGGCCAGAAACGGGCTGTTCAAGCCCTCGATTTCGGTCTGAACATGGTCAGTCCCGGCTACAACATCTTTGTAACCGGCATCGATGGAACAGGCAAATCCTCCATTGTCCGGGACATCGTCGAACGGCATGCCGCCACGCTGCCGGTCCCGGAAGACTGGTGCCTGGTCAACAACTTCAAGGACGAATCGAGCCCCAAGACGCTGGGGCTTCCTTCCGGTCAGGCGCCGTCCTTTTCCAAGGCCATGGGCAAACTGATCGATGATATCCGGATTGAGCTGCCCAAAGTGCTCGAAAGCGCCGCCTATCAGGAGCAGTACCGCCGGATTCAGCGGGAATACGGTGAAAAACAGCGAAGACTTTTCGAAGAGCTGGAAGCCGTCGCACGGGCCAAACACCTGCGGATCGCCAGCGATGATGAAGGCTACCACGCGGTCCCCCTGGAGAATGACACGGAATTGACGGCCGAAGCGTTCCAGAAACTGCCGCCGGAAAAGCAGTCCGAAATCGAGCGCAACCTCATGGATGTGCAGCAACACCTGGAATCCACACTTCGCGAAATCCAGAAAATCACCGATATCATCCATGACCATGTCGAGGAAATCACACGCGAACTGGCTCAGATGGTGATTACCGAACGGATGAGGCCCCTTCGGGAACGGCATGCCGATCATGAGGGCTTGCTGAGCTTTCTGGAAGAAGTCCAGGAGGACATTCTCGATCATATCGATCGCTTCGTGTCTCCCGAAGAATCGGAAGAAGAAGCCGATGAAGAAGATCCGCTTGAAGACGGCATCGAAACCTTTCTGCGGCGTTACAAAGTCAATGTTCTGGTCGATCATGCCGATCAGAAGGGCGCGCCGGTCATTTTCGAAACCAATCCAACGTATCCCAACGTGATCGGCAGAATCGAAAAACGCTCCCAGATGGGCATTCTGACCACGGATTTCCTGATGGTTCAGGCCGGATCGATGCTCAAGGCCAACGGTGGTTTTCTGATCATGGAAATCGATGCCATCCTGCAGAACCCGTTTATCTGGGATGCGCTCAAACGGTCGCTTCAGAATCGATCCCTCGTCATCGAGGAAATGTCAACCGATCTGGGCTACGCCACGGCCACCTTGCGCCCCCAGGAAATTCCGCTGAACATCAAGGTGATTTTGCTCGGCGAATACGAGCTGTTCGAATGGCTGCAGAACGAGGATTCCAAGTTCAATCGCATTTTCCGGGTTCGGGCCGATTTCGATTATGAAGTCGCCCGCTGCGCAGAAACGGAAGAACTGTATGCCCGATTCGTCGCGCTGGTGTGTAAAAAGGAAGGGTTGCTCCCGTTCAGCAGGGATGCCGTTGCGGCCGTCATCGAATACGGCCACCGGCTGGTGGAGGATCAGCAGAAACTGTCGTTGCGCTTCGGGCCTATCGTGGGACTGCTCAAGGAGGCGGAATATCTTGCGCGAAAAGCGGACAAAGCGGTTGTCGATGTCACGTTCATCGAAAAGGCCATCGAAGCCTACCGCTTTCGATACAACCTGTATGAAGAAAAAATTCATGAATCCTATGTCGATGGCACCATTCTGATCGATGTGGCCTCCCCCGTCGTCGGCCAGGTCAATGGGTTGACCGTCTATCAGATCGGTGAAATCAGCTTTGGGAGACCTTCGCGCATCACGGCCGTAAGTTTCATCGGAAAGCCCGGTATCATCAACATTGAACGGGAAGTCGAATTGAGTGGCGCTTCCCATGATAAGGGCGTCATGATTTTTTCGGGCTACCTGGGGAAGACCTTCGCCAAAAAATATCCCATCGGTGTTTCCATCAGCATTACCTTCGAGCAGAGCTATGGCGAAATCGACGGGGACAGCGCATCTCTGGCGGAACTGCTTGCCGTTCTGTCGAGTCTTGGCGATATTCCCATCGACCAGGGAATCGCCGTTACCGGTTCCGTCAACCAGAAGGGTGAGGTCCAGGCCATTGGCGGCGTAAACGAAAAGATCGAAGGATTCTATGATGTGTGTCTGGCCAAAGGGTTGACCGGACGGCAGGGGGTCATTCTTCCGAAAACGAATGTTCGGCATCTGATGCTCCGAAAAGATGTCGTTGCCGCTGTGGAACAGGGGCGTTTTCATCTTTACGGCGTTACGGATGTGCGGGAAGCGATCGAAATCCTGACCGGCTTGCCTGCAGGCCAGGCGGACGCAAACGGGGTGTATCCCCAGCATACGGTGTTTGGTACGGTGCAGCAGGCGCTGCTTGCCTCATGGATGCACCTGAAGGAGTGGTATCGACTTGGGGAAGGCATGCATGCGCCGTTTCTGGATGCCAAGTGA
- a CDS encoding RsmE family RNA methyltransferase: MRRFWMPSEQLRQDRAILCGEEAHHLIRVLRGKPGQHILLVDGKGTEAEAEILDVMRDRVALAILGRRKAAANRMRIVVAQALLKDAYMEDLIRRWVELGMDECLPFVSERSVPILDAERSRKRLRRWETVAREAMKQSGNTIQPALHEPTGLAGLFASLDPGSAKILFWEKEIRPLSREIFQTAEWPSIPEICVAFGPEGGFTDDEVDAFRQNGFFTVSLGPRILRAVTAGIVGCALVQFLAEEQLDAGDEMREKAP, encoded by the coding sequence ATGCGCCGTTTCTGGATGCCAAGTGAGCAGCTTCGGCAGGATCGGGCCATCCTCTGCGGTGAAGAGGCTCATCATCTGATCCGGGTGCTTCGGGGAAAGCCCGGGCAGCACATCCTGCTGGTCGACGGTAAGGGTACGGAAGCTGAAGCCGAAATTCTGGATGTGATGCGGGATCGTGTCGCGCTTGCCATCCTCGGCCGCAGGAAGGCTGCGGCAAACCGGATGCGGATCGTTGTCGCGCAGGCCCTTCTCAAGGATGCGTACATGGAGGATTTGATTCGCAGATGGGTCGAACTGGGCATGGACGAATGCCTACCCTTCGTCTCGGAGCGATCTGTGCCCATCCTCGATGCCGAGCGAAGCCGAAAACGGCTGCGCCGCTGGGAAACGGTCGCCAGGGAGGCCATGAAACAATCGGGAAACACCATCCAGCCCGCCCTTCATGAACCCACCGGTTTAGCCGGTTTGTTCGCTTCTCTCGATCCAGGCAGCGCTAAGATTCTGTTCTGGGAAAAAGAAATTCGCCCGCTTTCCCGGGAGATCTTTCAGACGGCCGAATGGCCATCGATACCGGAAATTTGTGTGGCTTTCGGACCGGAAGGCGGTTTTACAGATGACGAAGTGGATGCCTTTCGCCAAAACGGTTTTTTCACGGTTTCTCTGGGGCCCCGGATTCTTCGGGCCGTAACGGCCGGAATCGTCGGGTGCGCTCTGGTGCAATTTCTGGCGGAAGAACAGTTGGATGCAGGGGATGAAATGCGGGAAAAAGCGCCGTGA
- a CDS encoding tyrosine-type recombinase/integrase, giving the protein MAQKRIKTKVQGVRYREHATRKHGLQLDRYYFIRYRVNGTYKEEGLGWASEGWTVAKAADTLAELKRNARTGEGEITLAEKRAKAEALKQAELDRLRAEQEAAEIAKKRNITFQTFFENEYLPIQTTHKGRDTWIKECQHGKNWIFPIIGNVPLKDVSSFHIERIKKALLDAGRTPRTIQYCFATIRQTWNHARRIGIVSGDCPTRNVKIPKFDNKRQRYLSPVECDKLLEALGKRSDVTYRMALLSLDAGLRFSEIAGLQWQNVDLVRETLALMDTKSGRNRTVYMTDRVKAMLAGMPKAAPDALVFPDQNGNRIKHISKTFDEVVADLGLNHGIDDDRLKCVFHSLRHTHASRLLESGADIYRVKELLGHANVTTTERYSHVTADRLRSAIKNMERINNSGKVIPMIGWAG; this is encoded by the coding sequence ATGGCGCAGAAACGAATCAAAACGAAGGTGCAAGGCGTGAGGTATCGGGAACATGCAACCCGGAAGCATGGGCTACAGCTTGATCGCTATTATTTCATTCGTTATCGGGTTAATGGGACTTACAAAGAAGAGGGTTTAGGCTGGGCAAGCGAAGGCTGGACGGTTGCGAAAGCGGCGGATACTCTGGCTGAACTCAAGCGCAATGCCAGAACCGGCGAAGGTGAAATAACCCTGGCCGAAAAGAGAGCCAAGGCCGAAGCTCTCAAGCAGGCAGAGCTTGACCGGTTACGGGCGGAACAGGAAGCAGCGGAGATCGCAAAGAAGCGAAACATCACATTTCAAACTTTCTTTGAAAATGAGTACCTTCCCATTCAGACAACACACAAAGGCCGGGATACCTGGATAAAGGAATGTCAGCATGGCAAGAACTGGATATTTCCGATAATTGGAAATGTTCCCTTAAAGGATGTTTCCAGTTTCCATATCGAGCGGATCAAGAAAGCCCTGTTGGATGCAGGTAGAACACCGAGGACAATTCAATATTGTTTTGCCACGATCCGGCAGACATGGAATCATGCAAGGCGGATTGGAATCGTTTCAGGAGATTGCCCTACACGGAACGTCAAAATCCCAAAGTTTGATAACAAACGTCAACGGTATCTGTCACCTGTTGAATGCGACAAATTGCTTGAGGCATTGGGGAAGCGTTCTGATGTCACCTATCGTATGGCGCTATTGTCACTTGATGCCGGGTTGCGGTTTTCCGAAATTGCCGGGCTTCAATGGCAGAATGTTGACCTTGTCCGGGAAACGCTGGCGCTCATGGATACGAAATCCGGCAGGAATCGTACGGTATATATGACAGATCGGGTGAAAGCGATGCTGGCCGGGATGCCAAAAGCCGCGCCGGATGCACTGGTATTCCCTGACCAAAACGGGAACCGGATAAAACATATCTCTAAAACCTTTGATGAAGTTGTTGCAGACCTTGGGTTGAATCATGGCATTGACGATGATCGGCTGAAATGCGTTTTCCACAGTCTGAGGCACACGCACGCAAGCAGGTTGCTTGAATCTGGTGCAGACATTTACCGGGTAAAGGAGCTGCTGGGGCATGCCAACGTAACGACCACCGAAAGATACAGCCATGTAACGGCTGACCGTTTGCGAAGCGCAATCAAGAATATGGAGCGGATCAATAATTCGGGCAAGGTCATTCCCATGATAGGCTGGGCCGGGTGA